Proteins encoded within one genomic window of Mycolicibacterium monacense:
- a CDS encoding TIGR03089 family protein has translation MCELTVTAALLGPLLDSDPAGPSITYYDDATGERIEVSHVTLANWAAKTGNLLRDELGAGPASRVAILLPAHWQTAAVLFGLWWIGAEALVGGPSDVDGADLALCTAGRIDEADAAAGMGEIAVLSLDPFGRPVPDLPVGVTDYATAVRVHGDQIVPERAPGPALNGRPVDEVLAAAGRAATAAGLQPRDRVLSTADWATADDVVEGLLAVYAVGGSLVQVAHPDPAVLERRRAMEKVTRDLC, from the coding sequence GTGTGTGAACTGACTGTCACCGCGGCACTGCTGGGCCCGCTGCTGGATTCCGACCCCGCCGGGCCGAGCATCACCTACTACGACGACGCGACCGGCGAACGCATCGAAGTGTCCCACGTGACGCTGGCGAACTGGGCGGCCAAGACCGGCAACCTGCTTCGCGACGAACTCGGGGCGGGCCCGGCGAGCCGGGTGGCGATCCTGCTTCCCGCGCACTGGCAGACCGCGGCGGTGTTGTTCGGCCTCTGGTGGATCGGCGCCGAGGCGCTCGTGGGCGGTCCGTCGGATGTGGACGGCGCCGACCTGGCGCTGTGCACCGCCGGACGCATCGACGAGGCGGATGCCGCGGCGGGGATGGGCGAGATCGCCGTGCTGTCTCTGGATCCGTTCGGCCGACCGGTGCCCGATCTGCCGGTCGGCGTCACCGACTACGCCACGGCGGTGCGCGTGCACGGCGACCAGATCGTCCCCGAACGCGCACCGGGCCCGGCGCTGAACGGACGCCCCGTCGACGAGGTCCTCGCGGCGGCCGGCCGGGCCGCCACCGCGGCCGGGCTCCAGCCACGGGACCGGGTGCTGTCCACGGCCGACTGGGCCACGGCCGACGACGTGGTCGAGGGCCTGCTCGCGGTCTATGCGGTCGGCGGGTCCCTGGTACAGGTCGCACACCCGGATCCGGCCGTCCTCGAGCGGCGCCGCGCGATGGAGAAGGTCACCCGCGACCTGTGCTGA
- a CDS encoding polysaccharide deacetylase family protein — protein sequence MTNVLPVASVSFDLDNVWSFLKTHGDPSWESRPSYLKTATPRIVEFLGEMNLRSTVFVIGADAARDDGAESVRAFAAAGHEIGNHSYEHEPWLHRYRADELAAEIDRTHSAIVTAGAPAPTGFRGPGYSTSPTLERLLVERGYTYDASTFPTWIGPLARAHHLRTAQLSAEQREERADLFGGVDRALLPLRPHRTPSGIAELPVTTMPLLRLPIHGSYLMQLYSLSPRVARLYFATAVRLCRVRHVGMTMLLHPTDLLDRRDAPALDFFPGMAVPAREKYAFMQWVMATMQRHFTVLGTRDHVINALEAGSIHAPAA from the coding sequence ATGACGAACGTCCTCCCCGTGGCCAGCGTGTCGTTCGACCTCGACAACGTCTGGTCGTTCCTCAAGACCCACGGCGATCCCTCCTGGGAGTCCCGGCCCAGCTACCTGAAGACCGCGACACCGCGGATCGTCGAGTTCCTCGGCGAGATGAACCTTCGGTCAACCGTTTTCGTCATCGGTGCGGATGCCGCCCGCGACGACGGCGCCGAGTCGGTGCGCGCGTTCGCCGCCGCCGGACACGAGATCGGCAATCACTCCTACGAACACGAACCGTGGCTGCATCGCTACCGTGCCGACGAACTCGCCGCCGAGATCGATCGCACCCACTCGGCGATCGTCACGGCCGGCGCACCGGCACCCACCGGGTTCCGCGGTCCCGGTTACAGCACCAGCCCCACGCTGGAACGTCTGCTCGTCGAACGCGGATACACCTACGACGCCAGCACCTTTCCCACCTGGATCGGCCCGCTCGCACGCGCACATCACCTGCGCACCGCGCAGCTGAGCGCAGAACAGCGGGAAGAACGCGCAGACCTCTTCGGCGGGGTGGACCGGGCGTTGCTGCCCTTGCGGCCCCACCGGACCCCGAGCGGGATCGCCGAACTGCCCGTCACCACCATGCCGCTGCTGCGGCTCCCGATCCACGGGTCCTATCTGATGCAGCTGTACTCGCTGTCCCCCAGGGTGGCTCGGCTGTACTTCGCCACCGCCGTCCGGCTCTGCCGGGTGCGCCACGTCGGCATGACGATGCTGTTGCACCCCACCGACCTGCTCGACCGCCGCGACGCGCCGGCACTCGACTTCTTTCCCGGCATGGCCGTACCGGCCCGCGAGAAGTACGCGTTCATGCAGTGGGTGATGGCGACGATGCAGCGCCACTTCACCGTGCTCGGAACGCGGGACCACGTCATCAATGCGCTCGAGGCGGGAAGTATCCATGCGCCGGCGGCGTGA
- a CDS encoding LCP family protein, whose protein sequence is MPFRVLRAVAVTVTLAVVLGTGVAWSRIRSFEEGINHISSPALGEGGEDGAIDVLLVGSDSRTDAHGNPLSEEELAVLRAGNDVSTNTDTIILIRIPNNGQSATAISIPRDSYVQAPELGKMKINGVYGSVHLEKLKELVEEQGMDPAEAEPLAVEDGREALIKTVANLTGVTVDHYAEIGLLGFALITDALGGVDVCLKEPVYEPLSGADFPAGWQKLNGPQALSFVRQRHDLPRGDLDRVTRQQAVMASLAHEVISSKTLSSPATLSRLEAAVQRSVVLSDGWDIMDFVDQLQKLAAGNVAFATIPVVREDGWSDDGMQSVVRVDPAAVQEWVTGLLNEQDEGKTEELAYTPDKTTVEVVNATDINGLAASVSTVLSQKGFTPGATGNFEGGAVTGSQVRAAKADDLGAQAVAKDLGGLTVVEDGSVAPGTVRVVLADDYTGPGSGLDGTDPTLLAADPVATGATDPAAPPPPPQIITAGSDDPECVN, encoded by the coding sequence ATGCCCTTCCGAGTCCTTCGTGCCGTCGCCGTGACGGTCACCCTTGCCGTGGTGCTCGGGACCGGTGTGGCCTGGAGCCGGATCCGGTCCTTCGAGGAGGGCATCAACCACATCAGCTCCCCGGCCCTCGGCGAAGGCGGCGAGGACGGTGCGATCGACGTCCTGCTGGTGGGGTCCGACAGCCGTACCGACGCGCACGGCAACCCGCTGTCGGAGGAAGAGCTGGCCGTGCTGCGCGCCGGCAACGACGTGTCCACCAACACCGACACCATCATCTTGATCCGTATCCCCAACAACGGGCAGTCGGCGACGGCCATCTCGATCCCGCGCGATTCCTACGTCCAGGCCCCCGAGCTGGGCAAGATGAAGATCAACGGTGTGTACGGGTCGGTGCACCTCGAGAAGCTCAAAGAACTCGTCGAGGAGCAGGGGATGGACCCCGCCGAGGCGGAGCCGCTGGCGGTCGAAGACGGTCGCGAGGCGTTGATCAAGACGGTCGCGAACCTCACCGGGGTGACCGTCGACCACTACGCCGAGATCGGGCTGCTGGGCTTCGCGCTGATCACCGACGCCCTCGGCGGTGTCGATGTCTGCCTCAAAGAACCTGTCTACGAACCGCTTTCGGGTGCGGACTTCCCGGCCGGCTGGCAGAAACTGAACGGGCCGCAGGCGTTGAGCTTCGTGCGTCAGCGCCACGATCTGCCGCGCGGCGACCTCGACCGGGTGACCCGCCAGCAGGCGGTGATGGCGTCGCTCGCCCACGAGGTGATCTCCAGCAAGACGCTGTCGAGCCCGGCGACGCTGAGCCGGCTGGAGGCGGCCGTGCAGCGGTCGGTGGTGCTCTCCGACGGCTGGGACATCATGGATTTCGTCGATCAGCTGCAGAAGCTGGCCGCCGGCAACGTCGCCTTCGCCACCATCCCGGTGGTGCGTGAGGACGGCTGGAGCGACGACGGTATGCAGAGTGTGGTGCGTGTCGACCCGGCGGCGGTCCAGGAGTGGGTCACGGGTCTGCTCAACGAACAGGACGAAGGCAAGACCGAGGAACTGGCCTACACACCGGACAAGACGACCGTCGAGGTCGTCAACGCCACCGACATCAACGGTCTGGCCGCTTCGGTGTCGACAGTGCTGTCGCAGAAGGGATTCACCCCCGGCGCGACCGGCAACTTCGAGGGCGGTGCCGTCACCGGCAGCCAGGTGCGGGCGGCCAAGGCCGACGATCTCGGCGCCCAAGCGGTGGCGAAGGATCTGGGCGGACTCACCGTCGTGGAGGACGGTTCCGTGGCGCCGGGCACGGTGCGGGTGGTGCTCGCCGACGACTACACCGGCCCCGGCTCCGGACTCGACGGCACGGACCCGACGCTGCTGGCCGCCGACCCGGTCGCCACCGGGGCCACCGATCCGGCCGCACCACCGCCGCCCCCGCAGATCATCACCGCCGGTTCCGATGACCCGGAGTGTGTGAACTGA
- a CDS encoding lipopolysaccharide biosynthesis protein has translation MTAATSHDHRAHAELRRSFGWRTVAAAGGLLSTLLLTVIVYRTLDARDAAVFFAILAALSIGPLMGRLGLGPNVIRLLAAEGRQDRRRAIASSHLVATALLSMASAPAVAVIATWSLRGQSHYLPVLGLTALAITAESVRLTLSDVFAATGRVRASVATTHHVRSMVVLPLVGIAALAVAAPTLLEVMAAYTAVACVQLGIALIGARHDVGRHRGAGAASLRGAIASGSKLFTLDLAVFLGLSGTVWLSAIVFDPAAAAQYSAAATLALQVTILESLAALAVTPPAARMWAAGRRDEVVGILSAVATLGTAVTAAVVLVLVIAGPALLGFAYGESMRGAGLLLVIMAAGGLAKTAFGVNITVLIVSGHLTEASRTALAVLAVSVPAAIAAAVIGGPLALAVVSALSLTATALAQWRCARVTVGMAPRARIRIGRAWQILANSR, from the coding sequence ATGACCGCGGCGACCTCCCACGATCACCGTGCGCATGCCGAGCTGAGGCGCAGCTTTGGGTGGCGCACGGTCGCGGCGGCCGGTGGCCTGCTGTCGACGCTGCTGTTGACGGTCATCGTCTACCGCACGCTGGACGCGCGGGACGCGGCGGTCTTCTTCGCCATCCTGGCCGCCCTCTCGATCGGTCCGCTGATGGGGCGACTCGGTCTGGGCCCCAACGTGATCCGCCTGCTCGCCGCCGAAGGTCGGCAGGACCGTCGGCGGGCCATCGCGTCGTCCCACCTCGTGGCGACCGCGTTGCTGTCCATGGCGAGCGCGCCCGCGGTCGCGGTCATCGCCACCTGGTCGCTGCGTGGCCAGTCGCACTACCTGCCGGTGCTCGGGCTCACCGCGCTGGCGATCACCGCCGAATCCGTCCGCCTGACCCTCAGCGACGTCTTCGCGGCGACCGGCCGGGTGCGCGCCTCCGTCGCGACCACTCACCACGTCCGGAGCATGGTGGTCCTGCCGCTGGTCGGCATCGCTGCGCTGGCGGTGGCGGCGCCGACGCTGCTCGAGGTGATGGCGGCCTATACGGCGGTCGCCTGTGTGCAGCTGGGCATCGCCCTGATCGGGGCGCGGCACGACGTCGGGCGGCACCGCGGCGCCGGGGCCGCCTCGTTGCGGGGTGCCATCGCATCCGGGTCGAAGCTCTTCACCCTCGACCTCGCCGTGTTCCTCGGACTCTCGGGAACGGTGTGGTTGTCCGCCATCGTCTTCGACCCCGCGGCGGCGGCTCAGTACTCGGCGGCCGCCACCCTGGCCCTGCAGGTCACGATTCTGGAAAGCCTTGCCGCACTGGCTGTCACACCACCGGCAGCGCGGATGTGGGCGGCGGGCAGGCGCGACGAGGTCGTCGGGATCCTGTCGGCGGTGGCGACGCTCGGCACCGCCGTCACCGCCGCGGTGGTGCTGGTCCTCGTGATCGCCGGGCCCGCCCTGCTGGGGTTCGCGTACGGCGAATCCATGCGGGGGGCCGGCCTGCTCCTGGTGATCATGGCGGCCGGAGGGTTGGCGAAGACGGCCTTCGGGGTGAACATCACCGTGCTGATCGTCAGCGGCCACCTGACCGAGGCCTCGCGTACCGCGCTGGCGGTGCTGGCGGTGTCGGTACCCGCGGCCATCGCCGCCGCGGTCATCGGCGGACCGCTCGCGTTGGCCGTGGTCTCGGCGCTGTCGCTCACCGCGACCGCACTCGCCCAGTGGCGCTGCGCTCGGGTCACCGTCGGAATGGCTCCGCGAGCCCGCATCCGCATCGGCCGAGCATGGCAAATTCTCGCTAATTCGCGGTGA
- a CDS encoding O-antigen polymerase, producing MTPRLWWLSPTAVTVTVAAIAIGLTATVGDERFRALWNTPKSITDSMLVVMFCGALAMALGALVVGALRPTRVTAGPWPDLPEAAVSGLRRISTVLVTLTLVGYAGFGFLTVRAGIGWADLAGAAGYDGATPVKDAVGTIPGVTTMTQFGIASVIVSTLVLTQRFDRVELVKLLLVVGAALPRAYIFTERLAILELVVPIAVLVCFRAAQSPRWARLLQFLPVLAIPAVVLFFSVFEYFRSWEFFRTTGESFWQFSTERVAGYYATALNNGYLEYTHLNVPTRRPLTTLQFLWDAPGVRGLGLYDQLAGRFPGRNGPVQDADYGFVLEHFGNLEFNNSSGYAVPLLDYGYTGGLIYFLIVGVVAGLLYRAFREGHSAGLLLYPVLFVGLLELPRYMHWTQGRAFPAIVVLIGVAVWLNRCTRRARLADSRRLPPVRVEAAAASTL from the coding sequence GTGACGCCCCGGCTGTGGTGGTTGTCGCCGACCGCCGTCACGGTCACGGTCGCCGCCATCGCGATCGGGTTGACCGCGACCGTCGGCGACGAGCGCTTCCGCGCGCTGTGGAACACACCGAAATCGATCACCGATTCGATGTTGGTGGTGATGTTCTGCGGTGCTCTGGCGATGGCGCTCGGTGCGCTCGTGGTGGGTGCGCTGCGACCCACGAGGGTCACCGCCGGTCCGTGGCCCGACCTGCCCGAGGCGGCGGTATCCGGCCTGCGGCGGATCAGCACCGTCCTGGTGACTCTGACCCTGGTGGGCTACGCCGGCTTCGGATTCCTGACGGTGCGCGCCGGAATCGGCTGGGCCGATCTGGCGGGTGCGGCGGGGTACGACGGCGCGACGCCCGTCAAGGACGCGGTCGGGACGATCCCGGGTGTCACCACGATGACGCAGTTCGGGATCGCGTCGGTGATCGTCTCCACCCTCGTCCTGACGCAACGTTTCGACCGGGTCGAACTGGTGAAGCTGCTACTCGTGGTGGGCGCGGCGCTTCCGCGCGCCTACATCTTCACCGAACGTCTGGCGATCCTCGAACTGGTGGTGCCGATCGCGGTGCTGGTCTGCTTCCGCGCCGCCCAGTCCCCGCGCTGGGCCCGATTGCTGCAGTTTCTGCCGGTGCTCGCCATCCCGGCGGTGGTGCTGTTCTTCTCGGTGTTCGAGTACTTCCGCAGCTGGGAGTTCTTCCGTACCACCGGCGAGAGCTTCTGGCAGTTCTCCACCGAACGGGTGGCCGGGTACTACGCGACTGCGCTCAACAACGGCTACCTGGAGTACACCCATCTGAACGTGCCCACGCGTCGACCGCTGACCACCCTCCAATTCCTCTGGGACGCACCGGGAGTGCGCGGTCTCGGGCTCTACGATCAACTCGCGGGCAGGTTCCCCGGACGCAACGGGCCGGTCCAGGACGCCGACTACGGATTCGTGCTCGAACACTTCGGCAACCTCGAGTTCAACAACTCCTCGGGTTACGCCGTCCCACTGCTCGACTACGGCTACACCGGTGGACTGATCTACTTCCTGATCGTGGGAGTGGTGGCCGGACTGCTGTACCGCGCCTTCCGCGAGGGACATTCCGCCGGACTGCTCCTCTACCCGGTGCTGTTCGTCGGCCTGCTGGAACTGCCGCGGTACATGCACTGGACGCAGGGCCGGGCGTTCCCGGCAATCGTGGTGCTGATCGGCGTGGCCGTCTGGCTCAACCGGTGCACCCGGCGGGCCCGACTGGCCGACTCGCGCAGACTCCCGCCGGTCCGCGTCGAGGCCGCCGCCGCCTCAACGCTGTAG
- the wecB gene encoding non-hydrolyzing UDP-N-acetylglucosamine 2-epimerase yields MTEVHLVAGTRPEAIKLAPLVPALRAQGMTPVFVASGQHPTMVHQALNAFGLEPDVTLSIDRGSGSQAELMAALTMKLEKLWQQRTPAAVVVQGDTTTVLAAAMVAFWAKLPVAHLEAGLRSHDLAAPFPEEGNRKLVGQISRLHLAPTARARANLEREGTPAADIVVTGNTVIDAVLGIAARGGRVTDSRVAAFVERARTGASRLVLVTAHRRESWGEPLDRVLNAVALLLEKYSDVEVVLPAHPNPVVAEQVRAVLGAHPRVLVTEPLAYPVLVGALAASTLVLSDSGGIQEEAPSFGVPVIVLREVTERMEAVDAGCAILVGTDRDAVLGNACRLLDDPDERTAMVSKGNPFGDGRAAERSAAAIAWMLGRTDGRPAEFRF; encoded by the coding sequence GTGACCGAAGTCCACCTGGTAGCAGGGACCCGCCCCGAGGCCATCAAGCTGGCACCGTTGGTGCCTGCCCTGCGGGCGCAGGGCATGACGCCGGTGTTCGTCGCCAGCGGGCAACATCCGACGATGGTTCATCAGGCCCTGAATGCGTTCGGCCTCGAACCGGACGTCACGCTGAGCATCGACCGCGGCAGCGGAAGTCAGGCCGAACTCATGGCTGCGCTGACGATGAAGCTCGAAAAGCTCTGGCAGCAGCGGACTCCCGCGGCGGTGGTGGTTCAGGGGGACACCACGACGGTGTTGGCCGCGGCGATGGTCGCCTTCTGGGCGAAGCTGCCGGTCGCCCACCTCGAAGCGGGCCTGCGCTCACACGACCTGGCGGCGCCGTTCCCCGAGGAGGGCAACCGCAAGCTGGTCGGCCAGATCAGCCGGCTGCATCTCGCGCCGACCGCGCGGGCGCGGGCCAACCTCGAGCGGGAAGGCACCCCGGCGGCCGACATCGTCGTCACCGGCAACACCGTGATCGACGCGGTGCTCGGCATCGCCGCGCGAGGCGGGCGGGTCACCGATTCCCGCGTGGCGGCGTTCGTCGAGCGGGCCCGGACCGGCGCCAGCCGGCTGGTGCTGGTGACGGCGCATCGTCGCGAATCCTGGGGTGAACCGCTCGACCGCGTGCTGAACGCCGTCGCGCTCCTGCTCGAGAAGTACTCCGACGTCGAGGTGGTGCTGCCCGCTCATCCCAATCCCGTCGTCGCAGAACAGGTCCGGGCCGTGCTCGGGGCTCATCCCCGGGTGCTGGTGACCGAGCCCCTGGCGTATCCGGTGCTCGTCGGGGCGCTCGCGGCGTCCACGCTGGTGCTGTCGGACTCCGGAGGTATCCAGGAGGAGGCGCCCAGCTTCGGCGTTCCGGTCATCGTCCTGCGGGAGGTCACCGAGCGGATGGAGGCCGTCGACGCGGGGTGCGCCATCCTCGTCGGCACCGATCGCGATGCGGTGCTGGGCAACGCCTGTCGCCTGCTCGACGATCCCGACGAGCGGACGGCGATGGTCTCGAAGGGCAATCCGTTCGGGGACGGCCGGGCAGCGGAACGGTCCGCCGCGGCGATCGCCTGGATGCTCGGACGGACCGACGGGCGCCCGGCCGAATTCCGGTTCTGA
- a CDS encoding right-handed parallel beta-helix repeat-containing protein — protein MRRRRDPRRRRRMPTAPVTAIVVAGVVAAALAVVGVQAAHSAGPDETASLQAQFDRLQPGETIRLDRREYFHGGVLRVTVPGVRIEGNGATLAATNAAASAVQIDAPGVSVSDVTLSAPTDGPRLGGLDHHKLVLAGDDVSLTDVTVDGSAAAGVFVDGADGFRLTRVTVRDTLADGIHMTGGATNGRLDNPRTQRTGDDGVAVVSYGTDRPCAGITITTPVVEGTRWGRGISVVGGRDVWIRDIAVSRTNGAGLYIASEGAPYFTDSVSGVRVTGGTITAANTDPAVVHGAVLVYSGNTGQSVSDVAISDLTIAATPPTAQRTIGVVAQRGTVDAITFAGIQLRDNAVRPLLVDAAAGTVQTSDFTVDGKPVDVR, from the coding sequence ATGCGCCGGCGGCGTGACCCCCGGCGGCGCAGGCGGATGCCCACCGCACCGGTGACGGCGATTGTGGTGGCCGGCGTGGTGGCGGCAGCCCTGGCGGTGGTGGGCGTTCAGGCGGCCCACAGCGCCGGGCCCGACGAAACCGCCTCGCTGCAGGCGCAATTCGACCGGCTCCAGCCCGGGGAAACCATCCGGCTCGACCGGCGGGAGTACTTCCACGGGGGCGTTCTCCGCGTCACGGTGCCCGGGGTCCGGATCGAGGGCAACGGGGCGACGCTGGCCGCGACGAACGCGGCGGCCTCGGCGGTGCAGATCGACGCGCCCGGCGTGAGCGTGTCCGACGTGACGCTGAGCGCACCCACCGACGGTCCCCGTCTCGGCGGTCTCGACCACCACAAGCTCGTGCTCGCCGGTGACGACGTCTCACTCACCGACGTGACGGTCGACGGGTCGGCCGCCGCCGGGGTGTTCGTCGACGGCGCCGACGGCTTCCGGCTCACCCGCGTCACCGTCCGCGACACCCTCGCCGACGGGATCCACATGACCGGCGGCGCCACCAACGGTCGGCTCGACAATCCGAGGACCCAACGCACCGGCGACGACGGCGTCGCCGTGGTCTCCTACGGCACCGACAGACCCTGTGCCGGGATCACCATCACCACACCCGTCGTCGAGGGAACCCGGTGGGGCCGCGGCATCTCGGTCGTCGGCGGCCGTGACGTGTGGATCCGTGACATCGCGGTGTCCCGGACCAACGGCGCCGGGCTGTACATCGCGTCCGAAGGCGCACCGTATTTCACCGACTCCGTCAGCGGAGTGCGTGTCACCGGGGGCACGATCACCGCGGCGAACACCGATCCCGCGGTGGTGCACGGCGCGGTGCTGGTCTATTCGGGCAACACGGGCCAATCGGTCAGCGACGTCGCGATCTCTGACCTGACCATCGCCGCGACACCGCCGACCGCACAGCGCACCATCGGCGTGGTGGCCCAGCGCGGCACCGTCGACGCCATCACATTCGCCGGTATCCAGTTGCGCGACAACGCTGTCCGCCCCCTGCTGGTCGATGCGGCCGCGGGAACCGTTCAGACCTCCGACTTCACCGTCGATGGCAAACCGGTCGATGTCCGTTGA
- a CDS encoding glycosyltransferase family 4 protein: MDPVHVNGKWLAQPLTGTQRYATEMVRRLVAAEAVDLVLHVPRGVDAPPWASAPRVLTRHAPVGGVVFEQLYLPVVTAGRLLLNFAGPAPLLKRRQLVTMHDATAFRHPHTFRRLFVAFYFVMYMLLARTARQVVTVSEFSAGELATVLRVDRRRFRVIPCAADGLARITPVRRDLDVDGGQYLVVGTLARHKNLTGAVAALTASGRDVVVVGAAGREQVFSAASGLESAATVAGRLTDAELAWLYRNSRALVFPSKYEGFGLPVLEAQILGCPVICSSAAALPETGGSGALYFDPDDTDDLLRRVEEFEAGDDLAGLLRDRGRANAQRFSWQMSADQLLGWLGAGSVVALQR, encoded by the coding sequence ATGGATCCGGTACACGTCAACGGCAAATGGCTGGCCCAACCGCTGACCGGCACCCAGCGGTACGCCACCGAGATGGTGCGCCGACTGGTCGCCGCCGAGGCGGTGGACCTGGTGCTCCATGTGCCCAGGGGCGTCGATGCCCCGCCGTGGGCGTCGGCACCGCGCGTGCTGACCCGCCACGCCCCGGTGGGCGGCGTCGTGTTCGAACAGCTGTACCTCCCGGTCGTGACAGCCGGGCGGTTGCTGCTCAACTTCGCCGGTCCCGCACCGCTTCTCAAACGCCGCCAGCTGGTGACGATGCACGATGCGACGGCGTTCCGCCATCCCCACACGTTCCGCCGCCTCTTCGTGGCGTTCTACTTCGTGATGTACATGCTGCTGGCCCGCACGGCGCGGCAGGTTGTCACCGTCTCCGAGTTCAGCGCCGGTGAACTGGCCACCGTGTTGCGCGTCGACCGGCGGCGATTCCGGGTGATCCCCTGCGCCGCAGACGGTTTGGCCCGGATCACCCCGGTGCGCCGCGATCTCGACGTCGACGGTGGACAGTACCTGGTCGTCGGGACCCTGGCCAGGCACAAGAACCTCACCGGCGCCGTGGCGGCACTGACCGCATCGGGACGTGACGTCGTGGTCGTGGGGGCCGCCGGGCGTGAGCAGGTCTTCTCCGCAGCCTCCGGACTCGAGTCGGCGGCCACGGTGGCCGGTCGGCTCACCGACGCCGAACTGGCGTGGCTCTACCGGAACTCGCGCGCCCTGGTGTTCCCCTCGAAGTACGAGGGCTTCGGGTTACCCGTCCTGGAGGCGCAGATCCTGGGCTGTCCGGTCATCTGTTCGTCGGCGGCCGCCCTGCCGGAGACCGGTGGCAGCGGCGCCCTCTACTTCGATCCCGACGACACCGATGACCTGCTGCGGAGAGTCGAAGAGTTCGAGGCCGGCGACGATTTGGCCGGCCTGCTGCGAGACCGTGGCCGAGCGAACGCCCAGCGGTTCTCCTGGCAGATGTCGGCCGACCAACTCCTCGGCTGGCTCGGCGCCGGATCGGTAGTGGCGCTACAGCGTTGA
- a CDS encoding glycosyltransferase has translation MTGAFTVVHVTESFASGTAAAIRDYVRNYPSAEHHLVYARRAEASVSPTEFVGFTGVTELPDGHLARLRFLRRYAEDLTGPVVIHAHSSKGGVYARVALRRSARRPIVYSPHCYAFERRDVGMPVRAAFRAAEWALSLNTSGYGVCSPREAALSRWPMTKPRVVTVPNVAGPCAVPSGGESASVTPLCVVGNGRLGPQKDPEFFADAVTHARATHPELRAVWIGDGDPKYTQYLADRGVEVTGWLPRTQALAELARGDVYLHTAAWEGLPISILEADAAGLPVVARAMPYLDGLPMPLTVAAPTDFAEVLSRLHTAGARAAVRDATRVAFADNCDGSQQVALKELYGPYAGAR, from the coding sequence GTGACAGGAGCGTTCACCGTCGTACACGTGACCGAGTCGTTCGCCAGCGGCACCGCCGCGGCGATCCGCGACTACGTGCGCAACTACCCCTCGGCCGAACACCACCTGGTGTACGCGCGCCGGGCCGAGGCATCGGTCAGCCCAACGGAATTCGTCGGATTCACCGGTGTGACCGAACTGCCCGACGGCCACCTCGCCCGGTTGCGGTTCCTCCGCCGCTACGCCGAGGACCTGACCGGACCGGTCGTGATCCACGCCCACTCCAGCAAGGGCGGGGTGTACGCGCGGGTCGCGCTGCGTCGTTCCGCCCGCCGTCCGATCGTCTACTCACCGCACTGCTACGCCTTCGAACGCCGAGATGTCGGCATGCCGGTTCGCGCGGCGTTCCGGGCCGCCGAGTGGGCGCTTTCGCTGAACACCAGCGGCTACGGCGTCTGCTCCCCGCGCGAGGCGGCCCTGTCCCGGTGGCCGATGACCAAGCCGCGGGTGGTGACGGTCCCCAATGTGGCCGGACCGTGCGCGGTCCCGTCGGGCGGCGAATCCGCATCGGTGACACCCCTGTGCGTGGTCGGCAACGGCAGGCTCGGACCACAGAAGGACCCCGAGTTCTTCGCCGACGCGGTCACGCACGCGCGGGCGACCCACCCGGAGCTGCGAGCGGTGTGGATCGGCGACGGCGACCCGAAATACACGCAGTACCTTGCCGATCGCGGGGTCGAGGTGACCGGGTGGCTGCCACGGACGCAGGCACTGGCCGAACTCGCCCGCGGCGACGTCTACCTGCACACCGCGGCGTGGGAGGGACTGCCGATATCGATCCTCGAGGCCGACGCGGCCGGCCTGCCGGTCGTCGCCCGCGCCATGCCCTACCTCGACGGGTTGCCGATGCCGTTGACCGTCGCGGCGCCCACCGACTTCGCCGAGGTGTTGTCGCGGCTCCACACGGCCGGTGCGCGGGCCGCCGTCCGCGACGCCACCAGGGTCGCGTTCGCCGACAACTGCGACGGCAGCCAGCAGGTGGCGCTCAAGGAGCTCTACGGTCCGTATGCCGGGGCCCGGTGA